The sequence CTCACCCACCTGGACCTGAGAGGAAACCGTCTGAAGTCCCTGAGCTACAGAGGAGCTCTGGAGTACATCGGGAGGAACCTGATGGAGATCCAGCTGGAGGAGAACCCGTGGAACTGCGCCTGTGAAATCGTGGAGCTGCAGGTTTGGCTGGAGAGGATCCCGTACACGTCGGTGGTGGGTGAAATCACCTGCGAGCATCCGTTCCACCTGCACGGGAAAGATCTCAGAGAGATCAAGCGCACTGAGCTCTGCTCCACCATCACAGACGCCCAAGTGGAGGTGAGTCTGGGGATCCCTCATTCACCTGGAAGAGCGAGACCGACCAAACCTTCATCGATGTTCTCCACAAACAAGAACAACCAGAACACGGTTCCGTCCGTGGAGCACAAGGAGAGACACCCGAAGCCGACAAGGAGGCCGAGACCATCGAAGACTCCGCCGACGAGGAGCGTTCTCCCAAACCACCCGCCCATCGCCGGGTATGAAACGAGGCCGCCCATCCCCATCATCTGCCCCATTTCCTGCACCTGCAAACTGCACATCAACGACCTCGGCCTGACCGTGAACTGCAAGGAAAACGGGCTGCGTAACGTTTCCGAGTTAACGCCACGCCCGCTCAACGCAAAGAAGCTGTATCTGACCGGGAACCTGATCCAGAGGATCCACCGCTCAGACTTCTGGAACTTCTCCAGCCTGGACCTGCTGCACTTGGGGAACAACCAGATATTCTACGTTCAGGACGGCGCCTTCGTCAACCTGCCGAACCTTCGGAGCCTGTACCTGAACGGGAACAACATCGATAAGCTGACGCCCGACATGTTCCACGGTCTGCACAGCCTGCGCTATTTATACTTCGAGTACAACGTGATAAACGAAATCCACCCGGCGGCGTTCAGACCCATGCCTCTGCTCCAGCTCCTGTTCCTGAACAACAACCTGCTGCGCTCGCTTCCCGCCGGAGCCTTCGAGGGGACGTCGCTCGCCCGACTCAACCTGCGCAACAACTACTTCCCTTACCTGCTGGTGGGCGGGGTCCTGGAGCACCTGCACTCGGTGGTGCAGATCGACCTCAACCAGAATCCGTGGGACTGCACGTGCCAGATCGTTCCCTTCAAACAGTGGCTGGACACGGTgagctctgtggtggtggtcGGCGAGGTGCTGTGTAAGACCCCGGACTCCATGTCGGGGACGGAGTTACGCTCGGTGAGCGCCGAGACGATGTGCCCGGAACTGGTGAAGCCGTCGCCGTCCCCGGACGAGCAGGACATGACGTTCTCGCCGTCGTTCCCCCTGAAGCCGGTCATCCCTCTGTCGGTGCTCGTCCTCAGCCTCATCGTTCTCTTCATATCCTCGTTTTTTGCTGCCGCGGCTCTTTGCGCATTCGTCATTAAAAGGCGTGGCAAGCTTCCCTTCAGGAAGCAGGATGAAGCAGGCTTGACAGGAATCCAGATGGAGTGTGGGATATTCACCGAAACGCAGTCGAATCTCCCCGAAACTCCTCCATCCAACCATGTGTACGAGTCCATCACCGGGCCCCTGTCACGTCCCTGCCGGAGCACCATGTACGACCGCGACCGCCAGAACACCGAGCCGCCGGACGAACGCCAGCAGCGTGGAGCAGATTCCTCACAGAGCGACTCCGCCTACAGAACCGCGCTGGAGAAAGAGGACGAGTGGGCGAGCGCGGTCGGCAGCGCCCCCATCAGCACCGTGACCGACATCGTGGGCTTCCACGGGAACGGAATACTCTGTCCGACCGTCATCGACAGCCAGGGTCCCACGCCCAAAGTGGGGCTGGTGCACAACCTGTTCGGGGCGACTTCCTGGCTCGATGACGCCAACCCCAAGCAAAGACTCGCCGCCGAGGCAGACACGAGGACAGACAGAGCTAATCAAACCCAGAGTGAGTACACGGAACTGGGAGCCAGACTCCAGACCACGCTGGATTACGGTGACGCGCTGGAGCGGTCGTATCAGTTCTGAAAAACGTTCAAACGTCGGAACTGAATCTCTTCCAGAGTCGGACTTTCTGAAGACTGAAGGTAACGTTGCTCTGAAGGAAGTTTTGTACTATCAGACGTTTATATTAAGTGCCTTCGTACGAGCAGCCAGCAGTGATGTAAAGAGATTATTTTTATACGCACAGTTTATTTATCTACACACAGATGTGACGGACACCGCCGCCGCAGGATGAACGATTCACGCCTCAGAACCACAGAGATCCAGATCAGTTCCTCCACCTCACACGCTCACACGCTCACCAGATTTACTTTACTGAGGTTTTAAATACGCCGCCGGTTTTCTTAGCAAGCGCTTTACCTAGCAACATTAGCATCCTGCATCATTAGCTGTTCGCTTTGTTGGGAATGGATTCAGGTTCTCTTAGCGCCAAGGTCAATTCTCATGGTGCTGTTTTCCCAGAATCCCACATTCCAAGGGTTATACATCTCCAAAATCCCGGTCTTCCCAACGTCTCACGCCCTCGTGGTTCATGTTCCCACATACTGAACG is a genomic window of Trichomycterus rosablanca isolate fTriRos1 chromosome 4, fTriRos1.hap1, whole genome shotgun sequence containing:
- the slitrk3b gene encoding SLIT and NTRK-like protein 3, with the protein product MELLMSPAFGGTMLWIILLGVFVLVRATPIPLLDESEEMDEPCFHPCYCEVKEGLFHVHCDAKGFNNISQVSQSWIRPFKLYLQKNNLRKLYFNNFLHLNSAIAVNLGNNALQDIQPGAFNGLSSMRRLYLHENKLEVFRNDTFLGLDSLEYLQADYNVIRRIESGAFRHLHKLRVLILNDNLIPMLPPLLFRSVSLTHLDLRGNRLKSLSYRGALEYIGRNLMEIQLEENPWNCACEIVELQVWLERIPYTSVVGEITCEHPFHLHGKDLREIKRTELCSTITDAQVEVSLGIPHSPGRARPTKPSSMFSTNKNNQNTVPSVEHKERHPKPTRRPRPSKTPPTRSVLPNHPPIAGYETRPPIPIICPISCTCKLHINDLGLTVNCKENGLRNVSELTPRPLNAKKLYLTGNLIQRIHRSDFWNFSSLDLLHLGNNQIFYVQDGAFVNLPNLRSLYLNGNNIDKLTPDMFHGLHSLRYLYFEYNVINEIHPAAFRPMPLLQLLFLNNNLLRSLPAGAFEGTSLARLNLRNNYFPYLLVGGVLEHLHSVVQIDLNQNPWDCTCQIVPFKQWLDTVSSVVVVGEVLCKTPDSMSGTELRSVSAETMCPELVKPSPSPDEQDMTFSPSFPLKPVIPLSVLVLSLIVLFISSFFAAAALCAFVIKRRGKLPFRKQDEAGLTGIQMECGIFTETQSNLPETPPSNHVYESITGPLSRPCRSTMYDRDRQNTEPPDERQQRGADSSQSDSAYRTALEKEDEWASAVGSAPISTVTDIVGFHGNGILCPTVIDSQGPTPKVGLVHNLFGATSWLDDANPKQRLAAEADTRTDRANQTQSEYTELGARLQTTLDYGDALERSYQF